The Candidatus Nanopelagicus abundans genome includes a region encoding these proteins:
- the uvrA gene encoding excinuclease ABC subunit UvrA, which yields MNDRLIVRGAREHNLKNVSLDMPRNSLIVFTGLSGSGKSSLAFDTIFAEGQRRYVESLSAYARQFLGQMDKPDVDFIEGLSPAVSIDQKSTNRNPRSTVGTITEVYDYLRLLFARAGKPHCPKCGKAIAKQTPQNIVDQIMQMPEGSKFQVLAPVIRARKGEFLDLFKDFTTAGYSRVRINGSVYQISEVPKLKKQEKHTIEVVVDRLSVKNESKSRITDSIETALRLASGLVILDFIDIKAGSPDKEKTFSEHMACHDCEISFEELEPRSFSFNSPFGACPECSGIGTKLEVDEELLIPDDSISIYEGAIAPWSGGQSSEYFLRLLEGLATDLKFSLDNPWKKLSEKVRDAILHGWDYEVHVKYKNRYGRVRNYSTGFEGVVPFIHRRHSETDSDFSRDKYEAYMRQTPCPVCNGSRLKPEVLAVTLGGKNIAQICEFSIAECEVFLKNISLSAREKKIAERVLKEVNARLGFLLDVGLDYLSLARPAATLSGGEAQRIRLATQIGSGLTGVLYVLDEPSIGLHQRDNRKLIETLTRLRDLGNTLIVVEHDEDTIRTADWIVDIGPGAGEHGGKVVSSGSYADLIAAKDSITGAYLSGKSVIAIPKKRRPIDAKKVLVVKAAKENNLQNIDVTFPLAAFIAVTGVSGSGKSTLVNDILYSVLANKLNGARIVPGRHRTITGLDQLDKVVHVDQSPIGRTPRSNPATYTGVFDKVRALFSETSEAKVRGYQQGRFSFNVKGGRCENCSGDGTITIEMNFLPDVYVPCEVCHGARYNRETLEVHYKGKTIAQVLDMSIEEANNFFESVPAISRFLKTLCDVGLGYVRLGQSAPTLSGGEAQRVKLATELQRRSTGRTIYVLDEPTTGLHFEDVRKLLLVLNRLVDTGNTVIVIEHNLDVIKSADWVIDLGPEGGSGGGLVVAEGRPEEIVKNPKSYTGKYLAPVLKK from the coding sequence ATGAACGATCGTTTAATAGTTCGTGGCGCCCGCGAGCATAATCTTAAAAATGTCTCACTTGATATGCCTCGCAACTCACTAATTGTCTTCACTGGTCTATCGGGCTCAGGCAAGTCTTCATTAGCATTTGACACTATTTTTGCGGAAGGCCAGCGAAGGTATGTTGAGTCTCTTTCTGCTTATGCTCGCCAATTCTTAGGGCAAATGGATAAGCCAGATGTTGATTTTATTGAGGGCTTATCACCAGCAGTTTCAATTGATCAGAAATCTACTAATCGAAACCCACGCTCAACAGTTGGAACAATTACAGAAGTTTATGATTATCTGCGCTTACTTTTTGCACGTGCAGGTAAACCGCACTGCCCTAAATGTGGCAAAGCTATTGCAAAACAAACTCCGCAAAATATTGTCGACCAGATTATGCAAATGCCTGAAGGGAGTAAATTCCAAGTTTTGGCTCCAGTTATTAGAGCGCGCAAGGGTGAGTTCTTAGATCTTTTTAAAGATTTTACAACCGCAGGATATTCAAGAGTTCGAATTAATGGCAGCGTCTATCAAATATCTGAGGTACCAAAACTTAAGAAACAAGAAAAACACACCATCGAGGTTGTAGTTGACCGCTTAAGTGTTAAGAATGAGAGTAAATCGCGCATAACAGATTCAATTGAAACTGCACTAAGACTTGCAAGCGGGTTAGTAATTTTAGATTTTATTGATATAAAGGCTGGTTCACCTGATAAAGAGAAAACCTTTAGTGAGCATATGGCTTGTCATGATTGTGAGATCTCCTTTGAGGAGTTAGAGCCTAGATCGTTTTCATTTAACTCACCATTTGGTGCTTGCCCTGAGTGCAGTGGAATAGGTACAAAGCTTGAGGTTGATGAGGAATTGTTAATTCCAGATGATTCGATTTCAATATATGAAGGCGCAATTGCTCCATGGTCTGGTGGCCAATCCTCTGAGTACTTTTTAAGACTCCTTGAAGGCCTTGCAACTGACTTGAAGTTTTCTCTTGATAATCCTTGGAAGAAGCTATCTGAGAAAGTAAGGGATGCGATTTTGCACGGCTGGGATTATGAAGTCCATGTTAAATATAAAAATAGATATGGACGTGTTCGCAACTATTCAACTGGGTTTGAAGGTGTTGTGCCATTTATTCATAGGCGCCATTCTGAAACTGATAGTGATTTTAGTCGAGATAAATACGAGGCATATATGCGACAGACACCATGTCCCGTTTGTAATGGCAGTCGATTAAAGCCTGAGGTATTAGCAGTAACACTTGGTGGAAAAAATATTGCTCAAATATGTGAATTTTCAATTGCCGAGTGTGAAGTTTTTCTTAAGAATATTTCATTATCAGCTCGAGAGAAGAAGATCGCCGAGCGCGTACTTAAAGAGGTTAATGCCAGATTAGGATTTTTATTAGATGTTGGACTTGATTACTTGTCCCTCGCAAGACCTGCTGCAACTCTCTCGGGAGGAGAAGCTCAACGTATTCGCTTAGCAACTCAAATAGGTTCAGGATTAACTGGGGTTCTATATGTTCTAGATGAGCCAAGCATTGGCTTACATCAACGTGATAATCGTAAATTAATTGAAACGCTTACTAGATTACGCGATCTTGGTAATACATTAATTGTTGTTGAGCATGATGAGGATACGATTCGAACTGCAGACTGGATTGTTGATATTGGCCCAGGAGCGGGTGAACATGGTGGAAAAGTTGTCTCATCGGGAAGTTACGCCGATCTAATTGCCGCAAAAGATTCGATAACCGGTGCCTATCTTTCTGGAAAATCTGTTATTGCAATTCCTAAAAAACGCAGGCCAATTGACGCAAAAAAAGTGTTAGTAGTAAAGGCTGCGAAAGAGAATAATCTACAAAATATTGATGTGACCTTTCCACTAGCAGCATTTATTGCAGTTACTGGTGTCAGCGGTTCTGGCAAATCAACATTAGTAAATGATATTTTGTACTCAGTTCTAGCAAATAAATTAAATGGCGCAAGAATTGTTCCAGGCCGGCACAGAACTATTACTGGCCTAGATCAGCTAGACAAAGTTGTGCATGTTGATCAATCACCTATTGGTAGAACACCTCGATCAAACCCTGCAACTTATACTGGAGTTTTTGACAAAGTACGGGCACTTTTTTCTGAAACGAGCGAAGCAAAAGTAAGAGGTTATCAGCAGGGGCGATTTTCCTTTAACGTTAAAGGTGGCAGATGCGAGAACTGTTCCGGTGATGGAACTATCACGATTGAAATGAACTTCTTACCTGATGTATATGTTCCGTGCGAAGTGTGTCATGGCGCAAGGTATAACCGAGAAACACTTGAAGTTCACTACAAGGGTAAGACAATTGCGCAAGTACTAGATATGTCCATTGAGGAAGCTAATAACTTTTTTGAATCCGTGCCCGCAATTTCCAGATTTTTAAAGACTCTTTGTGACGTTGGTCTTGGTTATGTGCGACTTGGTCAATCAGCTCCAACCTTGTCAGGTGGTGAAGCTCAGAGAGTAAAGCTCGCAACAGAACTTCAGCGAAGATCAACGGGTCGAACAATTTATGTTCTAGATGAGCCAACAACTGGATTACATTTTGAAGATGTGCGAAAGCTTTTATTAGTTCTTAACAGATTAGTTGATACTGGAAATACTGTAATTGTGATTGAGCATAATCTTGATGTTATTAAATCAGCGGATTGGGTGATTGATCTTGGACCAGAAGGTGGTTCTGGAGGTGGATTAGTTGTCGCCGAAGGTAGACCGGAAGAGATTGTAAAAAATCCAAAGAGCTACACTGGAAAGTATTTAGCTCCAGTACTAAAGAAGTAG